The following is a genomic window from Bactrocera tryoni isolate S06 chromosome 2, CSIRO_BtryS06_freeze2, whole genome shotgun sequence.
GGTGCGTAAAATCGACTGGTTTCACCATACATATAAGCACTTATGTATAGACCCACTTCAGCACATCTAGCGTCTATTTGTGACTGACATCTTTTATTCTTCACcatgacacacacacactaccGCCCGTTGATCTGAGCTTCGGTAATCAGCTGACCGACCTGACCCGTTGTGCAGTGAAGCCAACTGGGCCACGGGAagtcaaattcaaaattaatgatGTTTGGCAGATTTCCGTAAACGTGTAGTCATTTTCATTTGATTTCATTGCTCGCGGCAGCATTTTGCAGCAAAGTGTTGGGCATTCATGTCTGCCAGTGGCTCTTCTACATACGAGTATCCTGCGTGCCAATAATATACAAGTCTGGCTGgcatatttttttgtcttctGTGCTCTTGCCTCTTTTGGCTTATCTTTTGGTTGCTGCCACCACCAAAACACTTCTGTGGTGGCAGGTTGAACGCTTTTACAGGAGAGGAATGCGGATGTGGGCAGTAATGGCAGGTATAAATGAGCTCGACATTCATAGTTCCCACTtaagtaaacatacatattttgtggAGAACTGTGATCACTCACACAActgtgtatttttttgtatcttaGTGCTGGCGCTGTTGCTGTCATTCCTTTTGATGAAGTGCTGTCTACCATATTTGTGCCATCATAAGGCCCACCTCCAAGGCAAATATGAAATTGCGCCCAGTCATTCCAATTTTCCTCGGTTAATATGATTCGAATGCGTGTACAGAATGTTTAATTCTAATGACGAGCGAGGTGAACTAGAAAGACACACAAACAGCTTTATGACATGACATAGCTTTGGATTAAATCCATCGCCTTAAGTGGTTTCTATTTCAATTTAATGGACTATGACCTTGTTTAACATATAAAACCAGAGATCATGCCAGTTTCTTTACTCTGCCTTGGTATTCGTTTTCAAAACCTAATTATGGGAATCCCCTTTAGACTACTTTTGTTTAGCGCCGACTTTTGTTAAAAACTCGGACTTGGTTCCTAAACATGTaaacatattgaaatatttcaattttttgagAGCGTGGCTGCTTTTGAACCCGTTATAAATCTCTTGAGAGTACTATATTCGATTGCTGCTTTTGCATCGGAACTACTATGACATCCAAGATATTTCAATCAAAGCCCTTCGAAAGCTCGGCagccaaaataaaagaagtacTGGAATGTTTCTATCACACTATGATCCAGGTAACTTCGGCAATTTGCCTCTAACAAAGCTAAAAAGACTATTGAACGATGACCGGTCAGAATTTGTAAAACTAGTAAATAACTAAACTTGCAGAGAGCAATGGGTTTAACGAACTTTTTGCGATCTACTCCAAGACTAAGCTCGTATCAAGCCTATTTGTTTTGCATCGTGCGCATCTGGAAGAAGCTCAAAGAAATTTAATCAAAGCACTGCTTATTTCATGTATGGTCAGGGCTCGGAAGTGTGAATCGACCACTCTCAATTTTATACTCTCAAGGGtatagtatcgggtgattttttaagagcttgataacttttttttaaaaaaaaacgcataaaatttgcaaaatctcatcggttctttatttgaaacgttagattggttcatgacatttactttttgaagataatttcatttaaatgttgaccgcggctgcgtcttaggtggtccattcggaaagtccaattttgggcaactttttcgagcatttcggccggaatagcccgaatttcttcggaaatgttgtcttccaaagctggaatagttgctggcttatttctgtagactttagacttgacatcgaacgatagcgatcgccattcaccgtaacgttgcgtccaacagcatctttgaaaaaatacggtccaatgattccaccagcgtacaaaccacaccaaacagtgcatttttcgggatgcatgggcagttggccaccaagatcatgcgatttaacgcctttagactattttttgtggggctacgtcaagtctaaagtctacagaaataagccagcaactattccagctttggaagacaattcgggctattccggccgaaatgctcgaaaaagttgcccaaaattggactttccgaatggaccacctaagacgcagccgcggtcaacatttaaatgaaattatcttcaaaaagtaaatgtcatgaaccaatctaacgtttcaaataaagaaccgatgagattttgcaaattttatgcgtttttttttaaaaaaaagttatcaagctcttaaaaaatcacccgatataatgtTTGACACAATGtaccatatatttatgtaaacaacTGATAAGCGTTCCgaattgagtcgatttagcgtCTATCTGCCCTTTTCACCCTACGAAGCTGCTCAATTGTCGGAACcgttgatatcggaccactatatcatgtTCTGTCGCACAAATTAAaagatcaaaattaagtccttttgcctaatacttttttatttgtcaagataatCTCTTGAGAATACTATACCGTGTATGTCCTACCAACTGACCgttgaaatcaaaattaagatCTTCATAAAAGATCTGTTTTCtataaaaagcaaatttaactcgactgaaatatttttttattttattttgacgtGGTTGGATAGAACTAGCATAACCTTTGGATGAGAGCCTTTTTTTTAGTGCTTATGAGTGAAGAATATGACCGATATATCTTATTTTTGGTATCAAACCCTTACCAAGAACCACGGTTGTGAATTTTTCAATTGAACCATTTTGAATTAAAagtagatttaaaatttttaatcccaaaacgTCCCATCTGTATGTTTTGCGAagtcgatctgaaattttgtacacgtcttTTCTTTACCAAGAGCCTACTCAACGGAACGGCCGATATTGGagcagctgccatacaaactaaaaaaTCGGAATGAAATGGTTTTGGATTGATAAGGTTCAGGTCGGATCcctatacaaggtgcgttccaaagtaaacaggactttttgaatctagcgctcccTGGTAACGCCATCTTTATGTCGGCtggttagaatctgctatctttatcgattgtccagtgagaatttcatgacatttcattgattaggagtgaagttattgcattttaagtgtcggtatgtttgtgttatcggtgcgaaaatgtgcTTCGAacaagagccaacattaaattttgttttaaagatggtaaaacttttaccgaaacatttcaattgatgaaacaagtttatggcgatgattggcTATCTCGtaacagagtgcacgagtgttTCCAagattttcaaagtggtcgtgaggacataaatgacgatcaacatttgggccaatcaaaatccgtaatcaccggaaattccatcgaaactgtgcgtgaatttatcaaaagtcagccgaaatcatcattgaaattcatggaaatggaattgaacatctccaaaagaTCGATTtagaaaggtgtgtgcacggtttgttccgcaaaaattgactgacgatcaaaaaatgttcagaatccaacattcgaaggacgattatttgagaccaaaaatcacattttaaccattaaccactccccgtatttacctgatatgacaccgtgcgacttcttccttctCGGAAaaatgcagacgtagaggccattcaaaaggcttgcaccggcatactggcggccataccggccaacaagctaaaaacgcgttcgacatgcttttggaccatgcaaaaagctgtattgaagcagaaggagactgttttgaataaaataaattgagtttgccgaaaaaaccatttgttctgtttttttttttgttttttgttatttaagtcctgtttactttggaacgctgcCTTACAAACTAAATGATCTGAATCAAGTAGTTTTAGCGAACTTTTTGTATTGGTTGAGGGTTTCGTTGCAACCGAAGCTATCgttttttcgcatttattttttatctggAATTTGAGATTTTCTTAAGATGTTCcgccttatgaccaaaaatttttaaaatcgaaccaaaactgttcagcctccatataccgaatatgtggacgcCAGTTCCCATTGCaagtttatttcgaaaatattcaaattttaatcGAATACATCTGAGAGATatattacagaattttttttttcctttcttttcttttcaaaatcatttttttgacagatcacaatTGAGTCGTgttaagctgtcatgttatttttgttccttattctcatggaaagacttacgcctaaaTAACACTGACGAATCTTTCAACTTTcttatgaaaattcacgttaTGTAAAGAATGTGATTCGCACACAATCTGTGGTCAACATAATAGGGCTATTCTACTATTCGCAACAtgatcacccatcttgagacccagcattcattattggataatattcgatcgaacaCAACCGGCACGCAGCgataaaaatatagcagccgtagctgagagtatacgCGCAGACCATGGAGAGTATATTCAACAGCTTtggcagcaactcggactgacgtatagaaCGACTTAGTACATTTTACGTCGAGTTCTAAaattgagcgcatgcaaaataCAGTTCGTGCAAGAATTAAGGCCGCTCGACCTCCGCAAGCGACATCGCTTAGCGCTAAGGGCTTATGAAGAattctaagaagatccgacatttccaagccaaattttgtttagcgaggCCCATAGAGGCATGAGGCGACATTTCtttcaataagacggcgccaATTCCCTCACACcgcatcagtcaatggatttattgagagaaacttcggcgagcagataatttcacgttttcggGCGGTCGATTTGCCAACAAGATCTTGTGACATCACACAGTTAGACTTTTCCTGTgggtatatgtaaaatatgacgaaatatctccagtcatcaaacaaacagtcgtcgcactcgcgacttggctctcacgtcattgttgatagtcataactttgaagttgtagataatttcgtctatttaggaaccagtattaacaccaccaacaatgtcagcctggaattccaacgcaggataactcttgccaacaggtgccacttcggtctgagtaggcaattgaaaagtgaagtcctctctcgacgaacaaaagccaaactctataagtcgctcataattcccgtcctgccatatggtgcagaggctttgacgatgacagcaaccgatgagtcgacgttacgagttttcgagagaaaagttctgcgaaagatttatggtccattgcgcgttggctacggcgaatatcgcattcgatgaaacgatgagatgtacgagatatacgacgacattgacacagttcagcgaattaaaagacagcggctacgctggctaggtaatgttgtccggatggacgaaaacactccagctctgaaagtattcgacgtagtacccgccggagggaagcagaagaagaagaagacctccactccgttggaaggaccaagtggagaaggacctggcttcgcttggaatatccaattggcgccacgtagcgaaaagaagaaatgactggcgcgctgttgttaactcggctataatcgcgtaagcgttgtctacgcccattaagaagaagaagatatgtaaaatctaaagtctatgcgcaCAATCCCGCTTCGAGTCAGGCCTTGAAACATAACATcaagcgtgtcattcgccagttaccagtcgaaatgatcGAACGAGTAAGCGAAAAATGAACTCAATGGATGGAACATCTGAGACTTGGCAcagtcaacatttgaaagagataatcttcaaaaaataatgatcATTCAAATGATGATACAcattcttcattaaatttgatgtttctgtgttttttctttaaaaaaaagtagggattCTCGAAAAGGGTCACGCTTTAATTCTTTCACGAGTTTTTCGGGCAAGGAATGTGGAATCCTTTCGTAACATCTTTAAAACAAAGTTTTGTAGTAAAGTATTTTCCTGACTTTGATTCTGGCAAGTCGCTAGAGTATGACATGTTCGGTTACtacacctgaacttagctctCCCTTACttatgttaaataattttttttattaaataaaaaacaaaaataccaagtcaaaaattctttttaagattttcgttatttatttattggacTGAATTACATTCAAATTCGTCGTAACGAACATAATTAATCGATACACAGtagtttttttatgaaactaaGTTCTGTTGAATGTTTGTAAAGGTGTGTAAATGACTCCATGGGAGACAATTCAAATATGCAAAATGCTTGCTGCCTTTTTcgatttacaattatttataattatttattgtttcttCGTGAATTTTCGGCACAAATTTGTGACTAAGAATGGACCAAAGTTTAAGTTTATTAGATttggttttttactttttataatattcacTTGTCacatttcataaccaaaatacaacttttttgacaattaacactaagtttttaaaaattataaaattacaaaatataacgAACTTAACACATTCGCGTGTGTgtctaatattatattaataataaatatgtatgtgtttatgtttctTCTTTCGAGTGTAACGTATAACTAGTCTATATGAATATACGCCTTTCTTGCTGTTCAAACAGAGCGAGTACATTCAGCTAACGGTTATCTATCAATTTGACTAATATTTACGTGTCTATTATAGTAGAACTACCGCTATGAAATTCGACTAACGTATTATATACCTTCGTTTTACTTCATTCTTTCTGCGAAATGAGATTATTGAGTAGGCATCTCCGAGATCAGCGATTAAAATCACTACTTACACATGTACACAGTTTCAACGCAACTACGCtttcgtatgcatgtatgaATGCCAATAAACACGCAGTCATTTGTCGCTTGTCACGTGTCAGACACACGTCATATGACAGACACAGATGCAACTAATTAATATCTACTACTACTTAGACAGAAGTATAGGCAGAGCCAGATGCGCTGATACGCAGAGGGAGCAAGAGAGAGCGAGAGAGTTTGAGAGGAAATGAGAGAGGCAAGGAGTTCATGGAAGTTTGTGAGTAGCACAAGTAGTGTTTTCGTGTAGTGGAAGTGTGATAGAGAAAGCGGTAAACGCATGCACATTGTGCGCCTTAAAGTATGCAGCATGAGCGTTCCATTTTCTTCTCCATCTTTGGCATCTCTTGTAGCGCCAGCTCGACATGCTTTCGCGCCAACCACGACTGCTTTTGCAGGCGATTCACAATAATTCGGTACGTGCCGATTATATCGCTACGTGGACCATTTTGTATGGAGGCACGCAACATTGCAGAATTGACGCCCAGCTCGTCGAGCAGCTGACGCGCCTCATATTCCAGCGGTTTCACCAAAGTCAAGTCATCGGTATCTGTTGGCAGCATGATAAAATCTCCCGTCTCAGCATCGTAGTTTTTGAAAAGCGGACAATCGATGACCACATCTGCATTCCATTGACGATTCTCACAACCGTTACCATTGACCAATTGCCGTTCCTTCTCCAATTCCATGGGGCTAACTTTCTTCTTTAGCGTGCCGCAGAAGAAAGAACGTTTTGGCGTGTTTGGCTTTGATGGCTCCTTCGAGAGTTCGTTGGGCAGATCACGATTGATTTCGATTGGATGTAAAAAATTATCGACGAATACGCCGTCATTTTTGCGTGCATTCATATTAATTGGCGGCTTATTGGTCACCTCCATGTAGCGTTCGCGTAGTGAATACGATTTGCGCAGGCGTCGTGACTTTGAGCGCACCCAGAAACCGGAGCGCTTGACGGGCTTCGTACGTAAATTGATCTCATATTGCATGAGTTCGGCGCTGAGTTTTGGATAGCAAACGAATTGACTGGTGAGCATATCGTCAATGGTCGGACGACGTGCGGGTATGTGGATGAGGATGCGTTCTGAAAATAGAGTAATACGAATATAGttattaaagaataaaaatattaaattaataattaattcaacagatttatatattatattactgCTGAATATGTACCAAATAAGGTAGCTCTCGGATTGGTGGTAGTTCATTCGAAGTTTGCGAGGTGAACTTGCCTATTAGTTGTACACACTTTCTGTGGCTCAATGCAGATATGGCATGACATAAAAGGATTAGACTCTATTTTGTGGTGTATAACGGCACATAAAAATTAGTAGTCGAAAAGTTGGAAAATGTGTCCCAGTCTCTTGACAAAAGTACTTTAAGCAAATAACTAAAGaccaaattgcaaataaaatatattgatgtaacatatatatatatatgacaaACCAAACCCGAGCGTTGCTTACTGATCGGTGGCGCCTTGCATAGTAACATGTAGGCTGATAAATTCTCTGGTTTTACGTCGGTGAACAACAGCTGGATAACTACATATATGACATTTAACGGATTAACCAATGGACTGAAATTTATCAGACGTACTTGGTCGACGGCAGCACTAAAAGACACGCTGGAACTCGGACGCCATCGCCAGGTAATCAATCAAATAGCTAAACATACAATgcttcaaatgacagcagaagagTATGGCAGAGGAAAGCGGCTCTTCACCCAGCATTACTTAAAAGTCAACACAAAGAAGATTGAAGTTAGCCCCAGAAGTAATGCTGAATGAAGTAACTCAGCGTTAGTACAGGCATCGCAGGACCCCGTCCCAAACATTCCATACCTATGAGACGTTTTCCGAACATTTTCCAAACAGAAGTATTTGCTATAAAACTATAGCACTGAAAGTATTGCACATACTCAATGATAGTCGATCGGCACTTAAGGCGATTTCAGCTTAAGCGATTTCGTCGCTATTGGTGTAGCAGTGCATAGAACGCCGAACAGCCTATCAGTTGGCAACCAAGTACACCTCGCCTGGGTGCCAGGTCATAAGGAGGTAGCTGAGAATAAGCTGGCTGAAGGGAATGCCCCTCTGCACTTGCTTTCAGGATGGTCTCGCCTGGGTGCCAGGTCATAAGGAGGTAGCTGAGAATAAACTAGCTGAAGAGGATGCCCCTCTGAACTTGCTTTCAGGATGGTAGGACCGGAATCCTGCGTAGCAGTTGGTCCCCTTAGCTTAAAGGAGTTGCTACGTAGTGGGGAGGAAGCCAGGAAAAAAGGGAACAACACAACAAAGCCACCTTACTAGGCTTAAAAGCGTAATCAATTTCTTGAGAGACAAATTCAAGCTACTTATGGTATTATACATTGCTTATTATAGGCACAAGAAGGAGTCATTTAACAGGGGTAGAGGCTCTTGTGCAAACTGGCGGTTTTACGGAAATTAGCAGTCTATGGATGCAGGATCAAGGCCTTTGAATCTATGCATATAGAGATCACATCATCTCAATAGCATCCAGCAGTCTACTAGAATATTTAGTATGTGTTTCTACAGAGAGGAGAGCACTATAGAAACTAGGTCGCGCTGCAAGCTTCAAAAAGCCGTAtataatgtatagtatatatttataccctgagcagggtatattaagtttgtcacgatgtttgtaacacccagaaagaagcgtcggagaccctataaagtatatatataaatgatcattatgttgagctgagtcgatttaaccatgtccgtctgtctgtctgtccgtctgtctgtccttctgtatatatacgaactattccctcagtttttaagatatccttttgaaactttgcaaacgtcattttctcttcaagaacctgctcatttgtcggaacggccgatatcggaatactgtaacatatggctgccatataaacttaacgatcggaatcaagctcttgtatggaaaactttcacatttgacaatgtatcttcaccaaatttggtatagattattttctacggcaacaatgtaatctccgaaaaaattgttcagatcggattactatagcatatagcttccatacaaactgagcacatagttactaaaataaatgcacctgtgaagggtatattagcttcggtgcagccgaagttaacgtttttcttgttttcacataaatttcataaaatcgcATATATGTAGACAcaattcaaagttttttttaaatattttttatttttatccttAACAGATACTTACGGATAAGTCTTATGCATGGTAGACTCAACTGTCCGGGCAGCAGGTAGTCACCTTTCAATATCGCCGCCTTCAGGCCCGGTATTGTGGGCGCCCGAAATGGCATATTACCGACTAccataaaataaagcaaaataccAAGCGCCCAAACATCCACCGGCGCGCCGACATAGTGATCATCGGAAAACAGTTCAGGAGCAGCATACGGGGGCGAACCACAAAATGTGTCCAGCTTCTGATTGGCACCTACAAATGTGAGgttagaaaataaaagaattagaaAAATCAAATCCAGAGCTCAGTTGTTTAGAAATAGATATTTCTATCCACTTTATAATATCTTGCTTACagctactttttaattttactggTGATGCTTGGCTGAAGTATAAGTTGTAATTCCGTTCTTTCTTTTACCATTTTAGCTCAACAAAGTGCTCTTGTAGGTTGGAACTGATGTCGTGACAAGCTAATGACAAGGGCCAGCAAATGGATAGCCTTAAGGATTACTTTATTAAGAAAAGTGCGCAAAAgggtgaaaaaacaaaaatggtagATAACGAGTAGAAATGTGCAACTGAGAGTGGTTCACATACGTCAGCTTGCCCAAGGCTTTTGTTCAACTAAGGTGGTTCAACAAGCaaaggtaatttttttcaagatatATTCAATTACCATCCGACAGTATATTTATGATGCGAAGGAGGCATTGAACTTAGAAAGGTTTTAAACTACGGGCATTTGGTCTATATTAAATGAGAAAAGAGGTTAATTTAAAAGTGAAGTTTGGCCAGAAAACGTTTAGCGTCTGACAGTCAGATGGATCCACATAAACTCATAGTTTGAGTACTACTGTTACGTAAACAAAcaatataacattaaaaaaattaaatggtatacaaagagcagcatgtgcgggtgtttcTGGGGCTATCAGGTCATgcccgactgatgcgctcaacgtgatcctgcatcaactaccaatggacatttttattcaaaaaacagcagctattgcggcgacaagaataaaagaattgggaggttagAACTAGCAGAACTATgcacatagtgtaattctaaacaagctcgccattaataaatcagactacattctcccaaagctggacttcaatagacacttccaggtaaggataccatctagacgagaatggagaagaggctcaatagaagatgaggataccatctcagtctataccgacgggtccaaaatggacagCGGAgaaggcacgggggtattctccactgatcttggcatatctctctctatacgtctaccgaactcggctagcatcttccaagcagaaggactaggcatagaaaaagcttgcgaagctctattggaaaaccacgggaatataaataaagcaactatatttacggatagccaggcggcgctcctggccttgtcttcacccatgacaaactccagcacagtacacaactgcaagagagcactaagcgcaataaaagacaagctccaactaaacttaatctgggttcccggccacaggaacattttcggtaacgaaaaagcagacgagttggcaaaggcaggagctttcctcaacgaacccgaggcggagataataccaagtccgctaggatcaatcaaaagtgagatcaatagacaatttcaacaaattgcaaataacaggtggaaaaacatcacaaaatgcgtcataactaaacaattatggccaacatatgacaggaaaagacccaacgacttactaaataagtcaaggaaaagtatttacagagtaacagctaccacaacagggcactggccatttggggaacacgcatccaaaatgggtatgcccaacaatgacatctgccgtggctgcggagtagcagggaacaaggaaacaatcttccactttctctgtgaatgcccagctctagcacagatccgacacaaaacacttggaatccatctagcaccaaaccttgaatggatttccactaaaagcatagcggacataagtagtttcatcgaaacctcaaaatggtttgaaagagaaggtgaaacgtaatagcagatacaggaggttctacgaacagtgcatcaaaatggcacatcaagtgttaattgagcccgatagggctgcactcctacctacctacctactacTGTTACGTCCATTAATT
Proteins encoded in this region:
- the LOC120769243 gene encoding sucrose non-fermenting protein kinase 1, translated to MLSSEIATLECVHHPNILRLFEVVETLGRVYLVTEWIRGGELYNHITQGGPLREIHAAPLFKQLLLAVKHMHSLGFVHRDIKAENVLLLSEDRLKLADFGFSTQLINGANQKLDTFCGSPPYAAPELFSDDHYVGAPVDVWALGILLYFMVVGNMPFRAPTIPGLKAAILKGDYLLPGQLSLPCIRLIQRILIHIPARRPTIDDMLTSQFVCYPKLSAELMQYEINLRTKPVKRSGFWVRSKSRRLRKSYSLRERYMEVTNKPPINMNARKNDGVFVDNFLHPIEINRDLPNELSKEPSKPNTPKRSFFCGTLKKKVSPMELEKERQLVNGNGCENRQWNADVVIDCPLFKNYDAETGDFIMLPTDTDDLTLVKPLEYEARQLLDELGVNSAMLRASIQNGPRSDIIGTYRIIVNRLQKQSWLARKHVELALQEMPKMEKKMERSCCIL